Sequence from the Ereboglobus luteus genome:
AGGATCGAGTTGGCAACGCCCTGCTCGATGCCCTTGCGAAGGAAGTCCACGTTGGTGACGAAGAGGTCGTCGCCGACGAGCTGCACCTTGTCGCCGATGGCGTCGGTGAGTTTTTTCCAGGTCTTCCAGTCGTTCTCGGCGCAGCCGTCCTCGATGGAGTCGATCGGATACTTGGCGGTGAGCTCCTTGTAGTATTGCACGAACTCGTCGCCGGTGAACTGCTGGCCGGTGCTCTTCTTGAAGACGTATTTGCCGGTCTTCTTGTCGATGAACTCGGAGGAGGCGACGTCGAGCGCGAGCATGATGTCCTTGCCGAGCTTGTAGCCGGCGGCCTTGACGGCGGCGGCGATGGCGTCGAGCGCGTCGGTCGTGGAGGCGAGGTTCGGGGCGAAGCCGCCCTCGTCGCCGACGGCGGTGGAGAGGCCCTTGCTCTTGAGAACTTTCTTGAGCGCGTGGAAAATTTCGCAACCGGCGCGGAGCGCCTCGGAGAAGGTCGGGAAATTGACCGGGCGGATCATGAATTCCTGGAAGTCGATCGGGGCGTCGGAGTGCGCGCCGCCGTTCATGATGTTCATCATCGGAACGGGAAGAACTTTTGCGTTCACGCCGCCGAGGTAGCGGTAGAGGGGAAGGCCGACGGCGGCGGCGCCCGCGTGGGCGGCTGCCATCGAGACGCCGAGGATGGCGTTGGCGCCGAGCTTCGACTTGGTCTTGGTGCCGTCGAGCTTGAGCATGGCGCGGTCGAGGCCGACCTGGTCGGTCACGTCGTAGCCGACGAGCGCGGGGGCGATGATGCCCTTGACGTTGCCGACGGCGGCGAGCACGCCCTTGCCGCCGAAGCGGGTCTTGCCATTGACGCCCTTGGGGAGCGACTTGGCGGGCGCGGAAGCGTCGCGCAGTTCGAGCGCCTCGTGTTCGCCTGTGGAGGCGCCGGAGGGAACGGCGGCGCGTCCGACGATGCCGGAGGCGAGTTGGACATCGACTTCGACCGTGGGGTTGCCACGGGAGTCGATAATTTCACGAGCATTGATAGCGGTGATGGTTGTGTTCATATGGTGGAAAAAATTCGGAACGGACACTGTATGAGTGAAAAGTGCGCGAGGTAAAATGTTTTTCTTGCGGTCAATTTTCCAAGCCCCGGCGCGCTTTCGTTTATTTTGCGATCGCGCCCGCCCGCCCCGAGCCCGCTTGCAATTGCCGCACCAGCTCCGGCATGCTTGCCCCGATGGGTGAACCGGCGAGGAATTGCCCGGCCCGGGTTTTGTGCCCGCGCGCGAGCAGCATCGCGTAAACGTGCATTTCAAATTGCCCTCGAATCGTGTCGCTCTCGCTTGCGAAACCAAGCGCGTTGAGCAAGGCGATCAGCGCCTCGATGGTCGAAAAATGCCCCGCGCTGTGCTGCGCGCGCAGCCAGTAACGGCTTTCGCCGCGCAACGCCGACACCGGCAGGCGCACCTTCCGCCCCCATCCATCGACATGGCGGAGCATGTCGTTTGCCTGCGCCCATGTGCCGTCGATCAAAAGCACCCGCAGGTTTTCCAGCGCGCCCGCGCCGGGCGGCGGTTGTTCGCGTTGATCGCGCAACACATCCTCCAGCGCCTCGCCGCGCGGGTGCAAAATCCACAGCGCATCCGCCCCACCGTCCCGAACGACGTCCTCGCGGCGCGGCAGGCACTGGTTGTGCCAAACGATCCGACGCGACGCCGGCACGACGCGTCGAATGAGGTTTCCCGTGCTCGTCGGTTTCCACACCTCGCTGTTGTGCATCAGCACATCGAGCGCGAACGGCAGCGCGACCGCGCGCGACTCCGCGCAGACGCACCAACGCGGCGCAATCTGGCAATGCGGACAGCGGGGCACCCCGCGCAACACGACACTTCTAGCCATAAATTAAAAAGTTAAAAAAATCCAAATGACCCAATTTCAGGAAATATCCAAATCCCAATATTCGCCCGCATGTGAATCCTTGCCGCGCCGGGTGCATTTTGCAATTTTCACGCGCAATGAGCCGCCCGACCGACATACTCTGGATCGTAACCACGCAATGGCGCGCGCAGGCATTTGGTTTCGTGGGCGACCCGAATCTCCGCGCCCCCTCGCGCACGCCCCGCCTCGACGCCCTCGCGCGCGAACCGGGCACAATCAACTTCGCGCAAGCCGTGACGCCCCACCCTTTCGGCCCCTTCGCGCGCGCCGCGCTGCTCACCGGCGTTCCCTCGCCCGAAAACGGCGTTAACGATTATTACGATCCGCTGCCCGCAAGCAGCCGCACCATTGCGCACATGCTGCGCGAACACGGTTACTCCACGGCGTTTTTCGGAAAATGGCACTTGTCGAAACGCGACCCGCGCGCGCCGCTCGTCGGCGAAACACACGCGCGCGCCATCGTGCCGCCCGGGGCGCGCGGAGGCTTCGATTTTTGGGAGGGATTTGAAAGCGGTTTTTTGTTGAACGACCCGTGGCTGCACAGCACGCGCCTGCCGGAGCCGCGACAATTTCGCGGTTACCAAGGCGACGTGCTTTGCGAACGCGCGCTGGAATATTTTTGCGGGCAAGAACCCGCATGCGAAAACTCGGCGCGCGCGCCGCGGTTTTGCATCGTGAGCCTCGAGGCGCCCCACCCGCCTTACGACGCGCCGGCGGCAAACGCCGTTGCTCCGAATCCAGAACAACTCGTCCTGCCCGCAAACGTGCCGGCCGGGGGCGAAGTCGAATCAAAAGCGCGTCGCGAACTCGCCGGTTATTACGCGCACATCGGGGCAACCGACGCGGCGGTCGGACGCCTCATCGCCGGCGCGCGCGCGAAAAATCCCGACACCCTGGTCGTGTTCACCTCGGTGCATGGCGATATGCACGGCGCGCACGGCCTGTTCCGCAAAGGTTGGCCGCACGAGGAAAGCGTGCGCGTGCCGCTGCTGGTGAATCATCCGGCCCTCGCGCCGGAATCGATTTCGAGCAACGCCGCAGTCTCGCTCATCGACTTGCCGGCGATGACACTTTCCTTCGTGGCGCAGGCTGCCAGGTCTGATTCCGAAAAAAAACGTTCTGGCTGTCCGCGCATCGATTCCACGCACGCGCGCATCTCGATGCCAAGCGTGGTGCGCCTGCCGCATCAATGCGACCGCGCGTGGCGCGGCGTGCGCACGCCGGCGCGCAAACTCATTCTCAACGAGGACGGCTCGCCGTGGCTGTTTTTCGATTTGGAAGCCGATCCGCTCGAAGTGCGCAACCTCGTTGGCGAGCCGTCCCGCATCAATGAAATCGCCGCGCTCAAATCCCTGATATCAGGATAGCGCAATCACGCCGCGAAGTCACAGCACCGTGCGCGCCCTCATTGATGCTGCGTCCCCGCCGCTCCCTGCGCGGCGACGGCGGCCTGGGCGGCGGCGATTTCGGCGGGATCACCAAGGTAGCGATGTCCGAGCGGGTGCAGGTCCGCGTCCAGTTCATACACCAACGGCACTCCGGTGGGGATGTTCAACTCGACGATTTCTTTTTCACCCACCCGGTCCAAATATTTCACGAGCGCGCGCAGACTGTTTCCGTGGGCGGCGATGAGAAGCGTTTTCCCGGAGCGGATTTGCGGCGCGATTTCACCGTGCCACAACGGCATGAAACGCGCCACGGTGTCCCGCAGGCAT
This genomic interval carries:
- the eno gene encoding phosphopyruvate hydratase — its product is MNTTITAINAREIIDSRGNPTVEVDVQLASGIVGRAAVPSGASTGEHEALELRDASAPAKSLPKGVNGKTRFGGKGVLAAVGNVKGIIAPALVGYDVTDQVGLDRAMLKLDGTKTKSKLGANAILGVSMAAAHAGAAAVGLPLYRYLGGVNAKVLPVPMMNIMNGGAHSDAPIDFQEFMIRPVNFPTFSEALRAGCEIFHALKKVLKSKGLSTAVGDEGGFAPNLASTTDALDAIAAAVKAAGYKLGKDIMLALDVASSEFIDKKTGKYVFKKSTGQQFTGDEFVQYYKELTAKYPIDSIEDGCAENDWKTWKKLTDAIGDKVQLVGDDLFVTNVDFLRKGIEQGVANSILVKVNQIGSLTETFDAVEMAHKAAYTAVISHRSGETEDATIADIAVATNAGQIKTGSASRTDRIAKYNQLLRIEQELGSKAIYAGTL
- a CDS encoding tRNA-uridine aminocarboxypropyltransferase codes for the protein MARSVVLRGVPRCPHCQIAPRWCVCAESRAVALPFALDVLMHNSEVWKPTSTGNLIRRVVPASRRIVWHNQCLPRREDVVRDGGADALWILHPRGEALEDVLRDQREQPPPGAGALENLRVLLIDGTWAQANDMLRHVDGWGRKVRLPVSALRGESRYWLRAQHSAGHFSTIEALIALLNALGFASESDTIRGQFEMHVYAMLLARGHKTRAGQFLAGSPIGASMPELVRQLQAGSGRAGAIAK
- a CDS encoding sulfatase-like hydrolase/transferase; the encoded protein is MSRPTDILWIVTTQWRAQAFGFVGDPNLRAPSRTPRLDALAREPGTINFAQAVTPHPFGPFARAALLTGVPSPENGVNDYYDPLPASSRTIAHMLREHGYSTAFFGKWHLSKRDPRAPLVGETHARAIVPPGARGGFDFWEGFESGFLLNDPWLHSTRLPEPRQFRGYQGDVLCERALEYFCGQEPACENSARAPRFCIVSLEAPHPPYDAPAANAVAPNPEQLVLPANVPAGGEVESKARRELAGYYAHIGATDAAVGRLIAGARAKNPDTLVVFTSVHGDMHGAHGLFRKGWPHEESVRVPLLVNHPALAPESISSNAAVSLIDLPAMTLSFVAQAARSDSEKKRSGCPRIDSTHARISMPSVVRLPHQCDRAWRGVRTPARKLILNEDGSPWLFFDLEADPLEVRNLVGEPSRINEIAALKSLISG